From the genome of Trueperaceae bacterium, one region includes:
- a CDS encoding ABC transporter permease, which produces MISYLARRLLTGLLVIVGVTVMVFGLTRLAGDPAALMLPPSASAADIAAMRARLGLDDPLPAQYLRFLAAAVRGDFGKSLRHGEPALPLLIARLPATFELGIAAVGLALVL; this is translated from the coding sequence GTGATCTCCTACTTAGCACGCCGGCTCCTTACGGGCCTGCTCGTCATAGTCGGCGTCACCGTCATGGTGTTCGGGCTTACCCGCTTGGCGGGCGACCCAGCTGCCCTGATGTTGCCGCCCTCGGCGAGCGCGGCAGACATCGCGGCCATGCGCGCCCGTCTCGGTCTCGACGACCCACTGCCGGCTCAGTACTTGCGATTTCTCGCCGCGGCGGTCAGGGGCGACTTCGGCAAGTCCTTGCGGCATGGTGAACCCGCTTTGCCTCTCCTCATCGCCCGCCTCCCAGCCACGTTCGAGCTCGGGATCGCCGCCGTGGGGCTGGCGCTGGTCCT
- a CDS encoding ABC transporter substrate-binding protein, with protein sequence MRSIVNLAVRLLLILATTVAVSSALGQTVTIAVKAEPNTLDPHKVVGRQSEAFLANVFDGLTARDASGTLVPGLAESWEQVGDTTWRFHLRQGVSFQNGEPFDSASVQFTLARAGNPDSPATTWSQINTITGVDIVDAFTVDIHTVSPDVLLPARLAELFGPMLPPVYTVEAGDDFGTHPVGTGPFVLKEWVKNERLVLAANENYWRGAPSVKEIVVRPIAEDATRVAALIAGEVDLIEGLPHVMVDMIDSRPELRVERVSASRVFYISIDASVKPLDDVRVRQALNYAIDRQAIIDRLFGGLGRPAATIVSAQAFGFDPSVEPYPYDPEKAKALLAEAGYPNGFSVEFDYFTGSVADHYALSQAVAGYWSQIGIDVKENAYELGVFQEKRGANQAAPLYVYSLGDVFLEPFWLVEWLAAGDMSRRYSNPEVNTLIQEIRSTFDASRRAELYSEVQRLMKEDAQHAFLFQVDTLWGANDRVNFTLRADEVPWFYPLSLAD encoded by the coding sequence GTGCGATCCATCGTGAACCTGGCAGTGCGGCTGCTGTTGATCCTAGCGACGACGGTAGCTGTGAGCAGCGCGCTCGGACAGACCGTCACGATTGCCGTGAAGGCTGAACCGAACACGCTTGACCCGCATAAGGTGGTGGGCCGCCAGTCGGAAGCGTTCTTGGCGAACGTCTTCGACGGGCTGACGGCGAGAGACGCGTCCGGGACCCTGGTCCCGGGGCTCGCGGAGTCTTGGGAGCAGGTCGGCGACACCACGTGGCGCTTCCACTTGCGTCAAGGCGTGTCCTTCCAGAACGGGGAGCCTTTCGATAGCGCATCGGTGCAGTTCACCCTCGCGCGCGCTGGCAACCCCGACAGCCCGGCCACGACCTGGTCTCAGATCAACACCATCACGGGTGTCGACATCGTAGACGCGTTCACGGTGGACATCCATACGGTCAGTCCAGACGTGCTGCTGCCGGCGCGGCTCGCCGAGCTGTTCGGGCCGATGCTGCCGCCGGTGTACACGGTGGAAGCCGGTGACGATTTCGGCACGCACCCCGTCGGAACAGGACCGTTCGTCTTGAAGGAGTGGGTGAAGAACGAGCGCCTGGTACTTGCGGCCAACGAGAACTACTGGCGCGGTGCCCCGAGCGTCAAGGAGATCGTTGTGAGGCCCATCGCCGAGGACGCCACGCGCGTGGCGGCGCTGATCGCCGGTGAGGTCGACCTCATAGAAGGGCTGCCGCACGTGATGGTCGACATGATCGACTCGCGTCCGGAACTGCGCGTCGAACGCGTGTCGGCCTCACGGGTGTTCTACATCTCCATCGACGCCTCGGTGAAGCCGCTCGACGACGTGAGGGTCAGGCAGGCGCTCAACTACGCCATCGACCGCCAGGCCATCATCGACCGCCTGTTCGGCGGGCTCGGCAGGCCGGCCGCGACGATCGTCTCGGCGCAGGCGTTCGGCTTCGACCCGTCTGTCGAGCCGTACCCGTACGACCCAGAGAAAGCGAAGGCGTTGCTGGCCGAAGCCGGCTACCCCAACGGCTTCTCGGTGGAGTTCGACTACTTCACCGGTTCGGTCGCCGACCATTACGCGCTCTCTCAGGCCGTGGCCGGCTACTGGTCCCAGATAGGCATCGACGTCAAGGAGAACGCCTACGAACTCGGCGTGTTCCAGGAGAAGCGGGGTGCGAACCAAGCGGCTCCTCTCTACGTCTACAGCCTAGGCGACGTGTTCCTCGAGCCGTTCTGGCTGGTCGAATGGCTAGCGGCCGGCGACATGAGCCGCCGCTATTCGAACCCGGAAGTCAACACCTTGATCCAGGAGATCAGGTCGACGTTCGACGCGTCACGAAGGGCCGAACTCTATAGCGAGGTTCAGAGGCTCATGAAGGAGGACGCTCAGCACGCGTTCCTCTTCCAGGTCGACACACTATGGGGAGCGAACGACCGCGTGAACTTCACGCTGCGGGCCGACGAGGTTCCCTGGTTCTACCCGCTCTCGCTGGCGGACTGA